One window of the Papaver somniferum cultivar HN1 unplaced genomic scaffold, ASM357369v1 unplaced-scaffold_115, whole genome shotgun sequence genome contains the following:
- the LOC113329025 gene encoding epsin-like produces the protein MAKSIYPTVLFLVTIMMIDSMVVDARHLLANTGGLLGGASPGGLFGDKNTGGTNLLGDSNTGGTNLLGGSNTGGTNLLGNSNTGGTNVLGNGNTGGVNVLGNGNTGGVNALVGSNTGGINLPHV, from the exons ATGGCAAAGAGTATTTACCCTACAGTTCTTTTTCTTGTTACGATAATGATGATAGATTCAATGGTTGTCGATGCA AGGCACCTGTTAGCTAACACTGGTGGCTTGCTCGGGGGTGCCAGTCCAGGTGGCTTATTCGGGGATAAGAACACTGGTGGCACAAATTTGCTCGGAGACAGCAACACAGGAGGTACAAATTTGCTTGGGGGTAGCAACACTGGTGGAACAAATCTTCTCGGGAATAGCAACACAGGTGGTACAAATGTGCTCGGAAATGGCAACACAGGCGGCGTAAATGTGTTAGGAAACGGCAACACAGGTGGTGTAAATGCACTTGTGGGCAGTAATACAGGTGGCATAAACCTGCCCCATGTCTAA